One window of Nostoc sp. C052 genomic DNA carries:
- a CDS encoding LssY C-terminal domain-containing protein, which translates to MQQASNSNSDGHPKHRHWFWYIFGTSVGLLGLYGLVSYVVLPALWRHYEHNPKLEHSPKTTQTAEGISGDPLNIGFVGTTAEVVQALLAAGWYPADPITLRSSVGIAKSVLLKDSYPTAPVSNLYLWGRKQDLAFELPIGNNAKTRHHVRLWQSNNLNADSRPLWLGSATFDQSVELSHRTGQITHHIDADIDQERDNVIKSIDLTHQIAQLYQVTGIGATWVGRNGGGDRYYTDGELTIRLILNINKVG; encoded by the coding sequence ATGCAACAAGCCTCTAACTCAAATAGTGATGGACACCCAAAACATCGACATTGGTTTTGGTATATTTTTGGAACGTCAGTTGGTTTACTCGGCTTATATGGACTGGTGAGTTATGTGGTTTTACCAGCACTGTGGCGTCACTACGAACATAACCCCAAGCTGGAACATTCTCCGAAAACAACGCAAACGGCAGAAGGGATCTCTGGAGATCCTTTGAATATTGGATTTGTCGGTACAACAGCAGAAGTGGTGCAGGCGCTACTGGCAGCAGGCTGGTATCCGGCAGACCCTATCACCTTACGCTCAAGTGTTGGAATTGCTAAAAGTGTTCTCCTCAAGGATTCTTACCCAACTGCACCTGTAAGTAATTTATATCTGTGGGGACGTAAACAGGATTTAGCTTTTGAACTACCTATAGGAAACAATGCCAAAACTAGACATCACGTTCGCTTGTGGCAATCAAATAACCTGAATGCTGATAGTAGACCCCTATGGCTAGGTTCAGCAACATTTGACCAAAGCGTGGAACTTAGCCACCGCACAGGACAGATTACTCACCATATTGACGCAGACATTGATCAAGAAAGAGATAACGTAATTAAAAGTATTGATTTGACACACCAGATTGCCCAATTATATCAAGTCACAGGTATAGGGGCCACATGGGTTGGTCGTAACGGAGGAGGTGACAGATATTATACAGATGGCGAACTAACTATTAGACTTATCCTTAATATAAACAAAGTGGGATAA
- a CDS encoding transposase family protein produces MTNPLARIESHPHEAKRLIGINYDQFLALVSLAEKRHREKQAEIEKNKVRIIAKGGGRKPEMSPKEGICLCLVYLRQKPIFEILGLLFDISKTKANDAFNYWVDILREILPASQIEEASVDSQKYQELQQMLSEYELIVDSAEQATARPVDYQEQKRYYSGKKKCIL; encoded by the coding sequence ATGACAAACCCTTTAGCAAGAATTGAATCACATCCCCACGAAGCAAAACGATTAATAGGGATTAATTATGACCAGTTTTTAGCATTGGTATCCTTAGCGGAAAAAAGGCATAGAGAGAAACAAGCAGAAATTGAAAAAAATAAAGTTCGGATTATTGCCAAGGGAGGCGGACGCAAACCAGAGATGTCACCGAAAGAAGGAATATGCTTGTGTCTAGTTTACCTCAGACAAAAACCAATTTTTGAAATTTTAGGGTTACTCTTTGATATTTCCAAAACAAAAGCGAATGATGCTTTTAACTATTGGGTAGATATTTTGAGAGAAATTTTACCAGCATCTCAAATAGAAGAAGCGTCAGTAGATAGTCAAAAATATCAAGAATTGCAGCAAATGCTGTCCGAGTATGAATTAATTGTTGATAGTGCAGAACAGGCTACAGCGAGACCTGTAGACTATCAAGAACAAAAAAGATATTACTCTGGTAAGAAAAAATGCATACTCTAA
- a CDS encoding transposase family protein gives MHTLKNQFIVLPGGEDIVDICVGMLGKTSDINLFRDTRNKFADSQRFIGDKAYIGDDAITTPHKKRKNTEISEFQKQENKQLSSRRIAVEHMICRVKIFRVASEKFRLARHRYSQVILAVCGLIRLRLNRLVSLTINT, from the coding sequence ATGCATACTCTAAAAAACCAGTTTATTGTCTTACCAGGTGGTGAAGATATTGTAGATATCTGTGTGGGAATGCTGGGAAAAACAAGTGATATTAATTTATTTCGAGATACTCGGAATAAATTTGCTGACTCACAAAGGTTTATAGGTGATAAGGCCTATATTGGAGATGATGCCATTACCACACCTCATAAGAAACGAAAGAATACAGAAATTTCGGAATTCCAAAAACAAGAGAATAAACAACTTTCGTCTCGCAGAATTGCCGTTGAACACATGATATGTCGGGTAAAAATATTTCGAGTAGCCTCGGAAAAATTCCGTCTCGCTCGTCATCGATATAGTCAGGTAATTCTGGCAGTTTGTGGGCTGATTAGGTTAAGACTTAATCGCTTAGTATCCTTAACCATTAATACTTAA
- a CDS encoding AI-2E family transporter, with product MANPRDTENGWSQLTRGAPLAVMVAVVLYILYQLLPVLELLVVAALIALILRTLLRFLQKLVKSQDIAVLLLIGLIIGFVVVLATVVLPSVTFESQKLIKTLPTYLNRLTGDVEQLRQKFAFIPDISQALIQLRNLTDQLLGGVPVFLGEALSLTVELVATLILALYMAYDPNSLVKGILRLVPKRHHYRFKGILKACETRLRGWIFGTGIAMIFLGAGATFGLLILGIPSALPFGIIAGLFEIIPYFGSVIGAFLPALVALSISPLKLVFVLILFFVMNQIDAHVVQPLVMGQQVNIHPVMVIVTFLVMGKLFGFIGVLLAVPAAAVIITLIDEFTPSEKLIESVGVETGIYVQSNDITQDHNQS from the coding sequence ATGGCGAATCCCAGAGATACAGAGAATGGATGGTCGCAGTTAACTCGCGGTGCGCCATTGGCAGTAATGGTAGCGGTGGTACTCTATATTTTATACCAACTTTTACCAGTATTAGAACTTTTAGTTGTTGCAGCATTGATTGCTTTAATTTTACGAACCCTATTAAGGTTTTTGCAAAAGTTAGTTAAATCACAGGATATTGCTGTTTTGTTACTAATTGGATTAATCATCGGATTTGTTGTGGTATTAGCTACTGTAGTCCTACCTAGTGTGACATTTGAATCTCAAAAATTAATCAAAACATTACCAACTTATCTCAATAGATTAACAGGAGATGTTGAGCAACTGCGTCAGAAATTTGCTTTTATTCCTGACATTTCCCAAGCACTAATACAATTACGGAATTTGACCGACCAGTTACTAGGGGGAGTACCAGTTTTCTTAGGTGAAGCTTTGAGTTTAACCGTAGAGTTGGTAGCGACGTTAATTTTAGCGCTTTACATGGCTTACGATCCTAATTCCTTAGTGAAAGGGATTTTAAGATTAGTCCCAAAGCGACATCACTATCGGTTTAAAGGAATCCTTAAGGCTTGCGAGACAAGATTGCGAGGCTGGATTTTTGGGACAGGGATAGCGATGATATTTCTGGGTGCTGGAGCAACGTTTGGACTTTTGATTTTGGGGATTCCGTCAGCACTACCATTTGGGATTATTGCAGGTTTATTTGAAATAATTCCTTACTTTGGTTCGGTCATTGGTGCTTTTTTACCAGCATTAGTAGCATTGAGTATTTCACCGCTAAAGTTAGTATTTGTGTTGATACTTTTCTTTGTAATGAATCAAATAGATGCCCATGTTGTTCAGCCTTTGGTGATGGGTCAACAAGTAAATATCCATCCAGTGATGGTGATTGTAACATTTTTGGTAATGGGTAAGCTATTTGGATTTATTGGTGTGCTGCTTGCAGTGCCTGCAGCAGCAGTGATAATTACGCTTATTGATGAGTTTACGCCGTCAGAAAAGCTGATAGAGTCAGTCGGAGTTGAAACTGGAATATATGTTCAATCGAACGATATTACTCAAGATCACAACCAAAGTTGA
- a CDS encoding NAD(P)/FAD-dependent oxidoreductase, whose product MTQQTSRICILGGGFGGLYTALRLSQLPWESTQKPEIVLVDQSDRFLFSPLLYELLTGELQTWEIAPPFEELLQGTGVRFYQGVVSGIDIDQQRVNIQEGPEIPYDRLVLALGGETPLDLVPGAAAYAYTFRTISDAYRLEERLRFLEESDADKIRVAIVGAGYSGVELACKLADRLGERGRFRIVEIADQILRTSPEFNREAAKKAIDARGVFLDLETKVESIEQNSISLEYKNQLDTIPVDLVIWTVGTRVAPVVKSLSLKQNQRGQISTTSNLQVIDHPEIFALGDLADCHDTEGQQVPATAQAAFQQADYTAWNIWASLTNRPLLPFHYQQLGEMMALGIDNATLTGLGIKLDGPLAYVARRAAYLYRLPTLDHQLKVGFNWLVRPIIETLSR is encoded by the coding sequence ATGACTCAACAAACTTCTAGAATTTGTATCCTTGGCGGGGGCTTTGGTGGTCTATACACAGCCCTGCGCTTAAGTCAATTACCTTGGGAATCTACGCAAAAACCTGAAATTGTTTTGGTAGATCAAAGCGATCGCTTCCTATTCTCTCCTTTACTTTACGAATTACTCACTGGCGAACTGCAAACTTGGGAAATTGCCCCACCCTTTGAAGAACTTTTACAAGGCACTGGTGTACGTTTCTATCAAGGGGTTGTGTCTGGAATTGACATCGACCAGCAACGAGTAAATATCCAAGAAGGGCCAGAAATCCCTTACGATCGATTAGTGCTGGCGCTAGGAGGTGAGACACCGCTAGATTTAGTACCTGGTGCAGCAGCTTACGCCTATACATTCCGCACAATCTCTGATGCTTATCGTTTAGAAGAACGCCTGCGATTTTTAGAAGAATCCGATGCTGATAAAATTCGGGTAGCGATCGTTGGGGCTGGCTACAGTGGTGTAGAGTTAGCTTGTAAGTTAGCCGACAGACTAGGCGAAAGAGGACGCTTTCGGATCGTTGAAATCGCTGATCAAATCTTGCGAACTTCCCCAGAATTTAACCGGGAAGCAGCAAAAAAAGCAATAGATGCCCGTGGCGTGTTTCTTGATTTAGAAACCAAAGTCGAATCTATAGAGCAAAATTCCATTTCCCTAGAGTACAAAAACCAGTTAGATACGATTCCCGTAGATTTAGTAATTTGGACTGTAGGAACTAGGGTTGCGCCCGTAGTCAAATCTCTTTCCCTCAAGCAAAATCAGCGTGGTCAAATCAGCACTACATCTAATCTGCAAGTTATCGATCATCCAGAAATCTTTGCCTTGGGAGATTTAGCAGACTGTCATGATACTGAAGGACAGCAAGTCCCCGCTACCGCACAAGCAGCTTTCCAACAAGCTGATTATACTGCTTGGAATATCTGGGCAAGTCTGACTAATCGCCCTCTTCTTCCCTTCCATTACCAACAGTTAGGAGAAATGATGGCACTAGGAATAGATAATGCTACTCTCACTGGTTTAGGGATTAAACTAGATGGGCCATTGGCATACGTCGCCCGCCGTGCTGCCTATTTATACAGGCTACCAACTTTAGACCATCAGCTTAAAGTTGGTTTTAATTGGCTAGTCCGTCCGATCATAGAAACACTTTCTCGGTAA
- a CDS encoding HAD family hydrolase has product MEQPKVIFLDAVGTLFDVKGSVGEVYSQIAQEFGVIVSAETLNTAFIQSFKSAPPPIFPDAELQDIPQREFDWWRIIALNTFESAGVLKEFSDFSAFFSELYIHFGTGEPWFVYPDVLPALINWRRLGVSLGVLSNFDSRIYSVLQCLGLREFFTSVTISTQVRAAKPDPQIFAIALDKHKCSPEAAWHVGDSIVEDYHAAKAAGLRGVWINRGK; this is encoded by the coding sequence ATGGAACAACCGAAAGTTATTTTTTTAGATGCTGTGGGTACACTCTTTGATGTCAAAGGTAGTGTGGGTGAAGTCTATAGTCAGATAGCCCAAGAATTTGGCGTTATAGTTTCAGCCGAAACATTAAATACAGCCTTCATCCAAAGCTTTAAATCAGCGCCGCCGCCGATATTTCCAGATGCGGAACTGCAAGATATTCCCCAGCGCGAATTTGATTGGTGGCGGATAATTGCCCTGAATACTTTTGAAAGTGCAGGTGTTCTCAAGGAATTTTCTGACTTTTCAGCTTTTTTTAGCGAACTTTACATTCACTTTGGCACTGGTGAACCGTGGTTTGTTTATCCCGATGTCTTACCTGCTTTAATCAACTGGCGGCGCTTGGGAGTTAGCTTGGGGGTGCTATCCAATTTTGATTCTCGGATTTATTCAGTATTGCAATGTTTGGGATTGAGAGAGTTTTTTACCTCCGTCACCATTTCTACCCAGGTACGTGCAGCTAAACCCGACCCGCAAATTTTTGCGATCGCTTTAGATAAACATAAATGTTCCCCAGAGGCCGCATGGCACGTTGGCGATAGCATTGTCGAAGACTATCATGCAGCGAAAGCAGCTGGATTGAGAGGCGTTTGGATCAACCGGGGAAAATGA
- a CDS encoding ABC transporter permease subunit: MLKQTFPSPEALRRFPFGLADIALILGTLVLLALIARVGAGTLVSFVPPDVVPGISLDPRNLPYYAGRSTLRMFIALFYSTLFTLIYGYIAAKSRRAERVLIPLLDILQSVPVLGFLSITVTGFIALFPGSLLGLEAASIFAIFTSQVWNMTFSFYHSLRTLPPELDEAVRLYRLSGWQRFTKLEFPTAMIGLLWNAMMSFGGGWFFVAASEAISVLNQQYTLPGIGSYVAAAVAAENLPALGWALLTIALVIILVNQLFWRPLVAWADKFRLEQSAAAQAPESWVYDLLKAARIPRLLGRALAPWGEAINRILSLLTPPRTPRAVETAGEGMGDRLYNSILLVVIGGLLVVGLHFIFTTVGLSEVIKTFGLGLLTLLRVLVLLVFSTLVWTPVGVAIGFNPRLATLLQPVVQFLASFPANFIFPFATLFFIRSHISIDWGSILLMSLGAQWYILFNSIAGAMSVPTDLREMATSLGLRSWLLWRKLIIPGIFSAWVTGGVTATGGAWNASIVSEVVAWGSTTLTANGLGAYIAHATGAGDWPRITLGIGMMSLFVVGLNRVFWRRLYELAETKYHL; the protein is encoded by the coding sequence ATGCTGAAGCAAACTTTTCCTTCCCCTGAGGCACTCCGGCGGTTCCCTTTTGGTCTGGCTGATATTGCCCTCATTCTTGGCACATTAGTACTGCTGGCGTTGATTGCGCGTGTCGGTGCTGGAACATTGGTGAGCTTTGTACCACCCGATGTAGTCCCAGGTATCAGTCTTGACCCGCGTAATCTACCCTATTACGCTGGGCGCTCAACCCTGCGAATGTTTATTGCCCTATTTTACTCAACGCTGTTCACTTTAATTTATGGTTATATTGCTGCCAAAAGCCGCCGGGCTGAAAGAGTTCTGATTCCGCTACTCGATATCTTGCAGTCGGTTCCAGTACTAGGCTTTTTATCCATTACGGTTACAGGTTTTATTGCCCTGTTTCCCGGAAGTCTATTAGGACTAGAAGCAGCATCGATTTTTGCGATTTTCACCAGCCAAGTCTGGAACATGACCTTTTCGTTTTACCACTCACTGCGAACACTACCACCGGAACTAGATGAGGCTGTCAGGCTCTATCGGTTGTCGGGATGGCAGCGGTTCACCAAACTGGAATTTCCGACGGCCATGATTGGGCTGCTGTGGAATGCAATGATGAGTTTTGGCGGTGGCTGGTTTTTTGTCGCGGCGAGTGAAGCAATCAGCGTACTCAATCAGCAATACACTCTACCGGGAATTGGCTCTTATGTAGCCGCCGCAGTTGCCGCCGAGAATTTACCTGCCTTGGGTTGGGCACTATTGACGATCGCGCTCGTAATTATCCTGGTAAATCAACTATTTTGGCGACCGTTAGTCGCTTGGGCAGATAAGTTCCGTCTGGAACAGAGTGCCGCAGCCCAAGCGCCCGAATCCTGGGTCTACGATTTGCTTAAAGCAGCCCGAATTCCCCGTCTGCTGGGGCGGGCGTTAGCTCCTTGGGGTGAAGCGATCAATCGTATTCTCTCATTGCTAACACCACCGCGAACTCCCCGTGCTGTGGAGACTGCTGGGGAAGGAATGGGCGATCGCCTCTACAACTCGATCCTACTAGTTGTAATTGGTGGGCTGTTGGTTGTCGGGTTACACTTCATTTTCACAACAGTGGGACTAAGTGAAGTCATCAAAACCTTTGGGCTGGGATTACTCACTCTGTTACGTGTGCTGGTATTGCTGGTATTTTCAACTCTAGTTTGGACACCCGTTGGAGTAGCCATTGGGTTTAATCCCCGACTGGCAACTTTGTTGCAGCCTGTGGTGCAATTCCTGGCTTCATTTCCAGCAAACTTTATCTTTCCTTTCGCTACCCTATTTTTTATCCGTTCCCATATCAGCATTGATTGGGGTAGTATTCTGTTGATGTCCCTGGGCGCACAGTGGTACATCCTCTTCAACTCCATTGCTGGAGCGATGAGCGTCCCAACAGATTTGCGCGAAATGGCAACCAGCCTCGGTTTGCGTAGTTGGCTGCTGTGGCGCAAATTAATCATTCCCGGCATCTTCTCCGCCTGGGTAACAGGTGGTGTCACCGCCACCGGTGGCGCATGGAACGCCAGTATTGTCTCTGAGGTTGTCGCTTGGGGGTCAACTACCCTAACTGCTAACGGATTGGGAGCCTATATTGCTCACGCCACCGGAGCAGGTGACTGGCCTCGCATTACCCTGGGGATTGGAATGATGAGCTTATTCGTTGTTGGACTGAACAGAGTTTTTTGGCGACGACTGTATGAGTTAGCAGAAACCAAATACCATCTCTAA
- a CDS encoding nitrate/sulfonate/bicarbonate ABC transporter ATP-binding protein codes for MTSTQVTNNVLISVEQVNKSFPLPEGKGEFKVLRNINLTVAAGEVVALLGRSGSGKSTLLRIMAGLIPASEGRVISNGKRLQGANPGVAMVFQSFALLPWLTVQENVELGLDAQGVGRDERRQRALKAIDLVGLDGFESAYPKELSGGMRQRVGFARAFVLEPQVLFMDEPFSALDVLTAENLRGEIDDLWNAGTFPSKSILIVTHNIEEALFLADRVIILGSNPGYIRGEVVIDLPRPHDRTSIRFKSLIDYIYTVMTNPDVEVTGAVAATTSTTIEISRSPAAIQESPYAKPLPHVRVGGISGLLELIVDQPEGKDDIPRLAERIRLAVDDLLPMLDATVMLGFAEVAQGDVFLTEIGQDFATTTILRSKDLFRQQVLSNVPVVVSMVQTLREKRNRSMRADFFIDLLDEYYPHEEAERQFATAVDWGRYAELFEYDASEDRLYLPELAATPSSESESME; via the coding sequence ATGACTTCTACCCAAGTTACTAATAACGTATTAATCTCTGTCGAACAGGTCAATAAGAGTTTCCCACTACCAGAGGGCAAAGGTGAATTTAAGGTTCTCCGCAACATTAATCTGACGGTAGCTGCGGGTGAAGTAGTAGCATTACTGGGGCGTAGTGGCAGCGGCAAAAGTACCTTGCTGCGGATTATGGCAGGCTTGATTCCAGCAAGTGAAGGTAGGGTAATCAGCAATGGTAAACGCCTGCAAGGTGCAAACCCTGGAGTCGCAATGGTATTTCAAAGCTTTGCACTGCTGCCCTGGCTGACAGTACAGGAAAACGTCGAGTTAGGGCTAGATGCCCAAGGTGTTGGTCGCGATGAGCGACGACAACGAGCGCTTAAAGCCATTGACTTGGTGGGTTTGGATGGTTTTGAAAGTGCCTATCCTAAAGAGTTGTCTGGGGGAATGAGGCAGAGGGTAGGCTTTGCCAGGGCATTTGTACTGGAGCCACAAGTACTATTTATGGATGAGCCATTCAGCGCCCTTGATGTATTGACAGCTGAGAACCTGCGGGGGGAAATTGATGATTTATGGAATGCTGGCACATTTCCATCCAAAAGTATTTTGATTGTCACCCATAATATTGAAGAAGCGCTGTTTCTGGCAGATCGGGTAATTATCTTAGGATCAAATCCGGGGTATATTCGCGGTGAGGTAGTGATTGATCTGCCGCGGCCTCACGATCGCACCAGTATCCGCTTCAAATCACTGATAGATTATATCTACACGGTGATGACTAACCCAGACGTAGAAGTAACTGGGGCAGTTGCAGCAACCACATCAACTACTATAGAAATATCGCGATCGCCTGCTGCAATCCAAGAATCGCCCTATGCCAAACCCCTGCCTCACGTCAGAGTCGGCGGTATTAGCGGTCTGTTGGAGTTAATTGTCGATCAACCAGAGGGCAAAGATGATATTCCCCGTTTGGCAGAACGAATCCGGCTAGCCGTTGACGATCTCCTACCAATGCTTGATGCAACCGTGATGTTGGGCTTTGCTGAGGTTGCACAAGGGGATGTCTTTCTCACTGAGATTGGACAAGATTTTGCAACTACAACTATTCTCCGCAGTAAAGACCTATTCCGGCAGCAAGTGCTATCAAATGTGCCAGTCGTCGTTAGCATGGTGCAGACATTGCGGGAAAAACGAAATCGCTCAATGCGAGCGGATTTCTTTATCGATTTACTTGATGAATACTATCCCCATGAAGAAGCCGAGCGGCAATTTGCCACAGCCGTAGATTGGGGGCGTTATGCCGAATTGTTTGAGTATGACGCTAGTGAAGATAGATTGTATCTGCCAGAGCTAGCGGCAACGCCAAGTAGTGAATCTGAGTCGATGGAATGA
- a CDS encoding Tab2/Atab2 family RNA-binding protein, with the protein MGSIWEIDFYSRPILDANQKKVWEVLVCESPLDIGAKADSLFRYAQYCPSTQVNSGWLRTALQEAINQAGKAPIKIRFFRRQMNNMITKACQDLGIPAQPSRRTLVLNQWLEHRIKEVYPQEPGYQGGTNPSVRLEKPLPQRLPDALEGQQWVFVTLDAADLAEMPEWEIGFGEAFPLELVQVSPEARIPGILIFSPRALPLAGWMSGLELAFLRFDTSEEARLLLETGVTESWIVANIKKPQILAEAKGFEEAKQKANGVHFIGVQSDPKAQSFAGFWLLQEVNL; encoded by the coding sequence ATGGGCAGTATTTGGGAAATCGATTTTTACTCCCGTCCGATTTTGGACGCTAACCAAAAAAAAGTTTGGGAAGTCTTAGTCTGCGAAAGCCCCTTGGATATCGGTGCAAAAGCAGATTCTTTGTTTCGTTATGCTCAATATTGTCCCAGTACCCAGGTAAATTCGGGCTGGTTGCGGACAGCATTGCAGGAGGCTATTAACCAAGCTGGAAAAGCACCAATTAAAATCCGCTTTTTCCGCCGCCAAATGAACAATATGATTACTAAAGCCTGCCAAGATTTGGGCATTCCCGCCCAGCCTAGCCGCCGGACTTTAGTTCTCAACCAATGGTTAGAACACCGGATAAAGGAAGTCTATCCCCAAGAACCAGGCTATCAAGGGGGTACTAATCCCTCAGTCCGCTTAGAGAAACCTTTGCCGCAACGTTTACCAGATGCTTTGGAAGGACAGCAGTGGGTATTTGTTACCTTAGATGCTGCGGATTTGGCAGAAATGCCAGAGTGGGAAATTGGCTTTGGTGAAGCTTTCCCTTTAGAGTTGGTGCAAGTGTCACCCGAAGCCCGTATTCCTGGTATTTTAATTTTCTCACCAAGAGCCTTGCCCTTGGCGGGTTGGATGTCTGGTTTGGAATTGGCTTTCTTAAGATTTGATACTAGTGAAGAGGCGAGATTGCTGTTAGAAACTGGTGTCACTGAAAGCTGGATTGTAGCAAATATCAAAAAACCTCAAATTTTAGCAGAAGCCAAAGGTTTTGAAGAAGCCAAGCAAAAAGCTAACGGTGTGCATTTTATCGGTGTCCAGTCTGATCCCAAAGCCCAATCTTTTGCTGGTTTTTGGCTGTTGCAAGAGGTTAATCTTTGA
- a CDS encoding TldD/PmbA family protein: MGSENLSQDTLAEQLLELAIKSGAEAAEVYQSRSLSRPVFFEANRLKQLETNQSEGTALRLWRNGRPGLTVAYGFVTADVMVEKALALSQLNQPEPVELGSNFQPSYPDLGESVPIEVLVDWGKEAIAIIRDSYPDIVCNGDWECDIETTRLVNTKGLDCHYTDTTLSCYVSAEWVRGDDFLNVADGQTQRGGLDPKRLANQILQRLIWARENISPPTGRIPVLFTSKAADMLWGTVQAALNGKRVLEVASPWAEHRGQAVVAPSLTLYQDPQAGPYSCPFDDEGTPTQSLIFIQNGILQHFYGDRTTGRQLGTDTTGNGFRPGLGSYPTPGLFNFLIQPGSASLPDLIKQLDDGLIVDQMLGGGGSISGDFSINVDLGYRVQNGHVIGRVKDTMVAGNVYTALKQLVTLGNDGDWNGSCYTPSLIVEGLSTTGRSN, encoded by the coding sequence ATGGGTTCTGAAAATTTGTCACAAGATACACTAGCAGAACAGCTGCTGGAACTAGCTATAAAATCTGGAGCAGAAGCAGCTGAGGTGTATCAGTCGCGATCGCTTTCTCGTCCAGTGTTTTTTGAGGCAAACCGACTCAAACAGCTAGAAACCAACCAATCTGAAGGTACAGCACTACGGCTTTGGCGAAACGGGCGTCCGGGACTAACGGTAGCTTACGGTTTTGTCACAGCCGATGTCATGGTGGAGAAAGCTTTGGCACTAAGTCAACTTAATCAACCGGAACCAGTAGAGTTAGGCTCTAATTTTCAGCCCTCCTACCCAGATTTAGGGGAAAGTGTGCCTATAGAGGTTTTGGTAGATTGGGGCAAAGAAGCGATCGCAATTATCCGTGATTCCTATCCCGATATTGTCTGCAATGGTGACTGGGAATGTGATATTGAAACCACGAGATTAGTCAATACCAAAGGTTTAGATTGTCACTATACTGACACTACCCTCAGTTGCTATGTATCCGCTGAATGGGTACGTGGCGATGATTTTTTGAATGTTGCCGATGGACAAACTCAACGGGGTGGACTAGATCCGAAGAGATTAGCTAACCAAATTTTACAACGGTTAATTTGGGCTAGAGAAAATATCTCACCTCCGACTGGTCGCATCCCGGTTTTGTTTACTTCTAAAGCTGCTGATATGCTTTGGGGTACTGTGCAAGCAGCGTTGAATGGCAAGCGAGTCTTAGAAGTAGCTTCCCCTTGGGCAGAACACCGGGGTCAAGCAGTAGTTGCACCCAGCCTCACCCTCTACCAAGACCCACAAGCTGGCCCTTACAGTTGTCCTTTCGATGATGAAGGGACTCCAACTCAATCTTTAATATTTATCCAAAACGGAATTTTACAGCATTTCTATGGCGATCGCACCACCGGACGCCAACTCGGTACTGACACCACCGGAAATGGTTTTCGCCCCGGTTTAGGCAGCTATCCCACCCCTGGTTTATTTAATTTTCTCATCCAGCCAGGTTCGGCATCACTACCAGATTTGATTAAACAACTAGATGATGGCTTAATTGTGGATCAAATGCTGGGTGGTGGTGGCAGTATTTCTGGAGATTTTTCGATTAACGTTGATTTAGGCTACCGCGTCCAAAATGGTCACGTAATTGGGCGCGTTAAAGATACGATGGTTGCAGGTAATGTCTACACAGCCCTGAAGCAATTGGTGACATTGGGCAATGATGGTGATTGGAATGGTTCTTGTTATACTCCATCTCTGATTGTAGAAGGGCTATCTACCACAGGGAGAAGCAATTGA
- a CDS encoding class I SAM-dependent methyltransferase gives MPKQSIGLDNQLYNYLLSVSLREPEILRKLRQETANHPRGGMQISPEQGQFMRLLVQLIGAKKTLEVGVFTGYSSLSIALALPTDGKIIACDVSEEFTAIARRYWQEAGVADKIDLRLAPGLETLDQLLATGQAETFDFAFIDADKENYDGYYERSLQLVRSGGLIAIDNVLWSGQVADEQNQDESTQALRALNKKLHHDERITLSLVPIADGLTLAIKRP, from the coding sequence ATGCCAAAACAGTCTATAGGTCTTGATAACCAACTCTACAATTATCTTTTATCTGTTTCGCTGCGGGAACCAGAGATTCTTAGGAAATTGCGCCAAGAAACTGCCAATCATCCCAGGGGTGGAATGCAGATTTCACCAGAACAAGGGCAGTTTATGAGACTTCTGGTACAGTTAATTGGAGCCAAGAAAACTCTGGAAGTGGGAGTGTTTACAGGTTATAGCTCACTTTCTATCGCTTTGGCACTACCGACTGATGGGAAAATCATTGCTTGTGATGTGAGTGAAGAATTCACTGCGATCGCGCGCCGATATTGGCAGGAAGCTGGGGTTGCCGATAAAATCGATTTGCGATTAGCACCAGGTTTGGAAACTTTAGATCAGTTATTGGCAACTGGGCAAGCCGAGACATTTGATTTTGCTTTTATTGATGCCGATAAAGAAAATTATGATGGATACTATGAGCGATCGCTGCAATTAGTCCGTTCAGGTGGATTGATTGCGATTGACAATGTTTTATGGTCAGGACAAGTAGCTGACGAACAAAATCAAGATGAAAGCACCCAAGCACTCCGGGCGCTCAACAAAAAGTTACATCATGACGAACGGATAACACTCTCCCTTGTCCCCATCGCCGATGGACTTACTTTAGCCATCAAGCGACCTTAG